Proteins co-encoded in one Streptomyces sp. NBC_01283 genomic window:
- a CDS encoding serine protease: protein MNTKLRGVKRAATLGAIALATVSLQPVAASAAPHPGPTPGERVVGGTPAEQGEFPFMVRLSMGCGGALYAKDIVLTAAHCVDGSGDNTSITATGGVVDLESPDAITVKSTKVLQAPGYNGKGKDWALIKLEKPIDQPTLKIAKDDKLNNGDFDIAGWGADKEGGEQQRYLLKAKVPFISDADCEAAYGADLTPGEELCAGNLAEGGTDTCQGDSGGPMFRKDEAGEYVQVGIVSWGNGCARPKFPGVYTEVSTFAGDIEKAASEL, encoded by the coding sequence TTGAACACCAAGCTGCGTGGAGTCAAGAGAGCCGCCACCCTCGGTGCCATCGCCCTCGCCACCGTCAGTCTCCAGCCCGTCGCCGCCTCCGCGGCCCCTCACCCCGGCCCCACCCCGGGTGAGCGCGTGGTCGGCGGCACCCCCGCCGAGCAGGGCGAATTCCCGTTCATGGTCCGTCTGTCGATGGGCTGTGGCGGCGCGCTGTACGCCAAGGACATCGTGCTGACCGCCGCCCACTGCGTGGACGGCTCGGGCGACAACACGAGCATCACCGCCACCGGTGGTGTCGTGGACCTGGAGAGCCCCGACGCGATCACGGTGAAGTCCACGAAGGTCCTGCAGGCGCCGGGTTACAACGGCAAGGGCAAGGACTGGGCGCTCATCAAGCTCGAGAAGCCCATCGACCAGCCCACGCTGAAGATCGCCAAGGACGACAAGCTCAACAACGGCGACTTCGACATCGCCGGCTGGGGCGCCGACAAGGAGGGCGGCGAGCAGCAGCGCTACCTCCTCAAGGCGAAGGTCCCCTTCATCAGCGACGCCGACTGCGAGGCCGCCTACGGCGCCGACCTCACGCCCGGTGAGGAGCTCTGCGCCGGGAACCTGGCGGAGGGCGGCACGGACACCTGCCAGGGTGACTCCGGCGGCCCCATGTTCCGCAAGGACGAGGCCGGGGAGTACGTCCAGGTCGGCATCGTCAGCTGGGGCAACGGCTGTGCGCGCCCGAAGTTCCCCGGGGTCTACACCGAGGTGTCGACGTTCGCCGGTGACATAGAGAAGGCGGCGTCGGAACTCTGA
- a CDS encoding endo-alpha-N-acetylgalactosaminidase family protein yields the protein MQPSDTSGPSRRAVVATGALAGVGAAVGLGGAAAASARPAAAGEAVLRSADLEVRVATDFPRVVSYTDRASKAVLHAQPEAVTTLLVDDVPHTPTVTVTHQGSDRVAYVLALGGGTSLTVEIALKGRQVHWRVTEIDDTDALRVGTLRIPGLTLLAVRSDQPGATLLAAKVQLDKAKSGDTEVKPTPDTAAEAATGCAYAVVAHDTLGGAVETNTVYDKPTTEAGTTWDNGRLRRETVRKSGYVEARLAPGQWTHRAATAAVGDTEPLPYATVVITGDRNGDGKVDWQDAAIAFRDIMVKPLGADEQHLRVVPHIPFNFASQATNPFLATLDNVKRIHLATDGLRQYTLLKGYQSEGHDSAHPDYAGNYNTRAGGLDDLNTLVREGKKWNSDFSVHVNATESYPVANAFSEKLVDKGNEQWDWLDQSYRIDQRRDLVSGDIAQRFGDLRDEADGALNALYIDVFRESGWTSDRLQRTLREQGWIVTSEWGHGFERSSVWSHWATETDYGPDTSRGINSRLIRFVRNHQKDVFADKWPTLLGIARMGNFEGWVGKTDWSYFYDLIWTDSLPAKYLQAYPIKSWGEHEISFFGESATTVSDTGGTRRIVTDGRVVYDGGSYLLPWEPRKATDPAKLYHYNPQGGKGSWRLPRGWSGLSTVALYRLTDQGRVFVADVPVRGGKVTLDAKAKQPYVLYRRRAAALPDPGWGQATPLHDPGFNSGSLRGWKVSGPASVELSKLGDHELVIAPGGKAAVGQRLRRLKAGAYVASVQVEVGEKAGDERRAALEVRTADGVTAANWTQTSTAGNYVAADRKHGTRFQRMFVPFTVPDGGGPVELTLRADAGDARVRFDNVRVVPATRGSSLAEGKLAAEDFEHVPQGWGPFVKGDAGDVTDPRTHIAQRHAPYTQRGWNGKAIDDVIDGSQSLKSRGENAGLVYRTVPHTVRFEAGKRYRVSFRYENEKAGQYAWITAVDEPAARETDRKELPVATQPTVLTYEFTAPAKGEAWVGLRKSGDDGTAEFTLDAFEVREI from the coding sequence ATGCAGCCGTCAGACACGTCCGGCCCAAGCCGCAGAGCCGTAGTCGCCACGGGCGCGCTGGCCGGGGTCGGCGCCGCCGTCGGCCTCGGGGGCGCGGCAGCCGCGTCGGCGCGGCCCGCGGCGGCGGGCGAAGCCGTCCTTCGCTCCGCCGACCTCGAGGTGCGCGTCGCCACCGACTTCCCCCGCGTCGTCTCGTACACGGACCGCGCATCCAAAGCGGTCCTGCACGCACAGCCGGAAGCCGTCACCACGCTGCTGGTGGACGACGTCCCGCACACCCCGACGGTGACCGTCACCCACCAGGGGAGTGACCGCGTCGCATACGTCCTGGCGCTCGGCGGCGGCACCTCCCTCACCGTCGAGATCGCCCTCAAGGGGCGCCAGGTGCACTGGCGCGTGACGGAGATCGACGACACCGATGCCCTGCGCGTCGGCACGCTGCGCATCCCCGGGCTCACCCTCCTCGCCGTACGCAGCGACCAGCCGGGCGCCACCCTCCTCGCCGCCAAGGTCCAGCTCGACAAGGCCAAGAGCGGCGACACGGAGGTGAAGCCGACCCCGGACACCGCGGCGGAAGCGGCCACCGGATGCGCCTACGCCGTCGTCGCGCACGACACGCTGGGCGGCGCCGTCGAGACCAACACCGTCTACGACAAGCCCACCACCGAGGCCGGGACCACCTGGGACAACGGCAGGCTCCGGCGGGAGACCGTCAGGAAGAGCGGCTACGTGGAGGCCCGCCTCGCCCCCGGCCAGTGGACGCACCGCGCGGCCACCGCCGCCGTCGGCGACACCGAACCACTGCCGTACGCCACCGTCGTCATCACCGGCGACCGCAACGGCGACGGCAAGGTCGACTGGCAGGACGCCGCCATCGCGTTCCGCGACATCATGGTGAAGCCGCTCGGCGCGGACGAGCAGCATCTGCGCGTCGTCCCGCACATCCCGTTCAACTTCGCCTCGCAGGCCACGAATCCGTTCCTCGCGACCCTCGACAACGTCAAGCGGATCCACCTCGCCACGGACGGCCTGCGGCAGTACACGCTGCTCAAGGGCTACCAGTCCGAGGGCCACGACTCCGCCCACCCCGACTACGCGGGCAACTACAACACGCGCGCGGGCGGCCTCGACGACCTCAACACCCTGGTCAGGGAAGGCAAGAAGTGGAACAGCGACTTCAGCGTGCATGTGAATGCCACGGAGTCCTATCCCGTCGCGAACGCCTTCTCCGAGAAGCTCGTCGACAAGGGCAATGAGCAGTGGGACTGGCTGGATCAGAGCTATCGCATCGATCAGCGGCGCGACCTGGTCTCGGGTGACATCGCCCAGCGGTTCGGTGATCTGCGGGACGAGGCCGACGGCGCGCTCAACGCCCTCTACATCGACGTGTTCCGCGAGTCCGGATGGACCTCCGACCGGTTGCAGCGCACCCTGCGCGAGCAGGGCTGGATCGTCACCAGCGAGTGGGGGCACGGCTTCGAGCGCTCGTCCGTCTGGTCGCACTGGGCGACGGAAACGGATTACGGTCCCGATACCTCGCGGGGCATCAATTCCCGGCTCATCCGCTTCGTCCGGAATCACCAGAAGGATGTTTTCGCCGACAAATGGCCGACCCTTCTGGGTATTGCCCGCATGGGCAATTTCGAGGGCTGGGTCGGCAAGACGGACTGGTCGTATTTCTACGATCTGATCTGGACCGACTCACTGCCCGCCAAGTATCTCCAGGCCTATCCCATCAAGTCCTGGGGCGAGCACGAGATCAGTTTCTTCGGGGAGAGCGCGACGACGGTCTCCGACACGGGCGGCACCCGCCGGATCGTGACCGACGGCCGTGTCGTCTACGACGGGGGCAGCTATCTGCTTCCCTGGGAGCCGCGCAAGGCCACCGACCCCGCCAAGCTCTACCACTACAACCCCCAGGGCGGTAAGGGGAGTTGGCGGCTGCCCCGCGGCTGGTCCGGGCTCTCCACGGTCGCGCTGTACCGGCTCACCGACCAGGGCCGGGTCTTCGTCGCCGATGTCCCGGTGCGCGGCGGCAAGGTCACCCTCGACGCCAAGGCCAAGCAGCCCTACGTCCTCTACCGCCGACGCGCCGCCGCGCTGCCCGACCCCGGCTGGGGGCAGGCCACCCCACTGCACGACCCCGGCTTCAACTCCGGTTCGCTGCGCGGCTGGAAGGTCTCCGGGCCCGCCTCCGTCGAGCTCAGCAAACTCGGCGACCACGAGCTCGTCATCGCCCCGGGCGGCAAGGCCGCCGTCGGGCAGCGGCTGCGCCGCCTGAAGGCGGGGGCGTACGTCGCCTCCGTACAGGTCGAGGTCGGGGAGAAGGCCGGCGACGAGCGCAGGGCCGCCCTGGAGGTGCGCACCGCCGACGGTGTCACCGCCGCCAATTGGACGCAGACCTCCACGGCGGGCAACTACGTGGCGGCCGACCGCAAGCACGGCACCCGCTTCCAGCGGATGTTCGTGCCCTTCACCGTCCCCGACGGCGGCGGACCGGTCGAGCTGACACTGCGGGCCGACGCGGGCGACGCGCGCGTGCGCTTCGACAACGTACGCGTCGTCCCCGCCACCCGTGGCAGCTCACTCGCGGAGGGCAAGCTCGCCGCCGAGGACTTCGAGCACGTTCCGCAGGGCTGGGGGCCGTTCGTGAAGGGCGACGCGGGGGATGTCACCGACCCGCGCACGCACATCGCGCAACGCCACGCCCCCTACACGCAGCGCGGCTGGAACGGCAAGGCCATCGACGACGTCATCGACGGCTCCCAGTCCCTCAAGTCCCGCGGCGAGAACGCCGGGCTCGTCTACCGCACCGTCCCGCACACCGTCCGTTTCGAGGCGGGCAAGCGCTACCGCGTCTCCTTCCGCTACGAGAACGAGAAGGCGGGGCAGTACGCGTGGATCACCGCCGTCGACGAGCCCGCGGCGCGCGAGACCGACCGCAAGGAGCTGCCCGTCGCGACCCAACCCACCGTCCTGACCTATGAGTTCACCGCACCCGCCAAGGGCGAGGCGTGGGTCGGGTTGCGCAAGAGCGGGGACGACGGCACCGCGGAGTTCACCCTCGACGCCTTCGAGGTACGGGAGATCTGA
- a CDS encoding beta-galactosidase family protein: MNGFRVGEDDFELDGRPVRLLSGALHYFRVHEAQWGHRLAMLRAMGLNCVETYVPWNLHEPRPGEFRDVGALGRFLDAAHEAGLWAIVRPGPYICAEWENGGLPHWLTGAVGPRARTRDAEYLGHVDRWFGRLLGEVVPRQHDRGGPVVMVQVENEYGSYGSDQVYLRHLADLLRAEGVTVPLFTSDGPEDHMLTGGSVPGILATANFGSQARAGFETLRRHRSKGPLMCMEFWCGWFDHWGAEHVTRGAADAADALREILECGASVNLYMAHGGTNFAGWAGANRGGGALHDGVLEPDVTSYDYDAPIDEAGRPTEKFWLFREVLAAYADGPLPEPPAPLPALGESARVALTEWAPLSAVMESLGGPLAEYAVPPTFEELDVDRGLVQYTVTVPGPRRPYPLRVRGLRDLAVVYVDGVRAGVLSEAEPALPEPVAGHARVELWVESLGRVNYGPRTGETKGITGGVLHERQYLHGVAARGLRLDAFDVPSAVRGVPASTDAAAGLPGLYRGTVEVAGRPGDAVVELPSWRRGFVWVNGFNVGRYWSVGPQGSLFVPGPVLREGVNEVWVLEMEGAGAGELSLSPVPRMP, translated from the coding sequence ATGAACGGCTTCAGGGTGGGCGAGGACGATTTCGAACTGGACGGGCGGCCCGTACGGCTGCTGTCCGGTGCGCTGCACTACTTCCGGGTGCACGAGGCGCAGTGGGGCCACCGCCTCGCGATGCTGCGGGCGATGGGGCTCAACTGCGTGGAGACGTACGTTCCGTGGAACCTGCACGAGCCGCGCCCCGGGGAGTTCAGGGACGTGGGGGCGCTCGGTCGCTTCCTGGACGCGGCGCACGAAGCGGGCCTGTGGGCGATCGTCCGGCCGGGCCCGTACATCTGCGCCGAGTGGGAGAACGGCGGGCTTCCGCACTGGCTGACGGGTGCGGTGGGTCCGCGGGCGCGGACCCGTGACGCGGAGTATCTGGGGCATGTGGACCGCTGGTTCGGCCGCCTCCTGGGGGAGGTCGTCCCGCGCCAGCACGACCGGGGCGGCCCGGTGGTCATGGTGCAGGTGGAGAACGAGTACGGCAGCTACGGCTCGGACCAGGTCTACCTCCGTCATCTCGCCGATCTGCTGCGCGCCGAGGGCGTCACCGTGCCGCTGTTCACGTCCGACGGCCCCGAGGACCACATGCTGACGGGTGGGTCCGTTCCCGGCATCCTGGCGACGGCCAACTTCGGCTCGCAGGCCCGTGCGGGCTTCGAGACGCTGCGCAGGCACCGTTCCAAGGGGCCGTTGATGTGCATGGAGTTCTGGTGCGGCTGGTTCGACCACTGGGGCGCGGAGCATGTCACGCGGGGGGCCGCCGACGCCGCGGACGCGTTGCGCGAGATCCTGGAGTGCGGGGCGTCGGTGAACCTCTACATGGCGCACGGTGGCACGAACTTCGCCGGGTGGGCGGGGGCGAACCGGGGCGGTGGCGCGCTCCATGACGGTGTCCTGGAGCCGGACGTCACCTCGTACGACTATGACGCGCCCATCGACGAGGCCGGGCGTCCCACGGAGAAGTTCTGGCTCTTCCGCGAGGTGCTCGCCGCGTACGCGGACGGCCCGCTGCCGGAGCCGCCCGCGCCGCTGCCTGCGCTCGGGGAGTCCGCTCGGGTCGCCCTCACGGAGTGGGCGCCGTTGTCCGCGGTCATGGAGTCGCTCGGCGGTCCTCTGGCGGAGTACGCCGTGCCGCCCACCTTCGAGGAGCTCGATGTCGACCGCGGCCTGGTCCAGTACACGGTGACGGTGCCGGGCCCGCGGCGGCCGTATCCACTGCGGGTGCGGGGGCTGCGGGACCTGGCCGTGGTGTACGTGGACGGGGTGCGGGCCGGTGTCCTCAGCGAGGCGGAGCCGGCGCTCCCCGAGCCCGTCGCGGGGCACGCGCGCGTGGAGCTCTGGGTGGAGTCCCTGGGGAGGGTCAACTACGGGCCGCGGACCGGGGAGACGAAGGGCATCACCGGCGGGGTGCTGCACGAGCGGCAGTATCTGCACGGGGTGGCGGCCAGGGGGCTGCGGCTCGACGCGTTCGACGTGCCGTCGGCCGTGCGGGGCGTTCCGGCGTCCACAGATGCGGCTGCGGGTCTGCCCGGCCTGTACCGGGGCACGGTGGAGGTGGCGGGGCGGCCGGGGGACGCGGTCGTCGAACTCCCTTCCTGGAGGCGGGGGTTCGTCTGGGTGAACGGCTTCAATGTGGGCCGCTACTGGTCGGTGGGCCCGCAGGGTTCGCTGTTCGTTCCCGGGCCGGTGCTGCGGGAGGGCGTGAACGAGGTGTGGGTGCTCGAGATGGAGGGGGCGGGTGCCGGGGAGCTCTCGCTCTCCCCGGTCCCGCGCATGCCGTAG